In Thalassospira sp. TSL5-1, the following are encoded in one genomic region:
- a CDS encoding glutathione ABC transporter substrate-binding protein, producing the protein MKHLKNAVLGATMLAGAFGTVHAAQAADLSIALNQIIQGLNPQDSNYNVDYSVANGIYERLIAFDGDMKLVPQLATSWEGSDDAKTFTLHLREGVKFQDGTDFNAAAVKFNLDRLADASLNLKKHSLFKLVEAVETPDDYTVVIKLSKPFGAMINTLAHPSVVMESPAAIKKYGKDISKHPVGTGPFKFQEWVPGEKMVVVKNENYWDSEWPKVDKVTFYPVAENGTRVSMLMSDEVQFVPILPAELMKRVSESDKYEVLEKPGISVWVMAMNMMRKEFKDIRVREAFNLAIDKNAFTQVVYGGHAIVPDSPLAPATQFHATQTPALTTDVAKAKELMKEAGYADGFSINLWARNNSTEVRMLQFIKQQLSQINVKVDIVPLEGATRAEKLFGSSVTPETAEFDTVIGGWSPSTGDADWHLRPVYSTEGWIPNMYNEAFYSNPDVDKAINDALETADPAKRAAAYEIAQKQIWKDKPVVWLAVDNALAGRKKGLTGAFPMPDGTMQYAHAAFEE; encoded by the coding sequence ATGAAACATCTGAAAAATGCGGTTCTTGGCGCAACCATGCTTGCAGGAGCCTTTGGCACCGTGCACGCCGCCCAGGCAGCCGACCTTTCCATTGCGCTGAACCAGATTATCCAGGGTCTGAACCCGCAGGATTCAAACTACAATGTCGATTATTCTGTCGCGAACGGCATTTATGAACGCCTGATCGCATTTGACGGCGACATGAAGCTGGTCCCGCAGCTGGCAACCAGCTGGGAAGGCAGTGACGATGCCAAAACCTTTACCCTGCACCTGCGCGAAGGTGTTAAATTCCAGGACGGCACCGATTTTAACGCTGCAGCTGTCAAGTTCAACCTGGACCGCCTGGCCGATGCCAGCCTGAATTTGAAAAAACACAGCCTGTTTAAACTGGTTGAAGCGGTTGAAACGCCGGACGACTACACCGTTGTCATTAAACTGAGCAAACCGTTTGGTGCCATGATCAACACGCTGGCCCATCCGTCGGTCGTGATGGAAAGCCCGGCTGCGATTAAGAAATACGGCAAAGACATTTCCAAGCATCCGGTTGGTACCGGCCCGTTCAAATTTCAGGAATGGGTTCCGGGCGAAAAGATGGTTGTCGTAAAGAACGAAAACTATTGGGATTCCGAATGGCCGAAGGTTGACAAGGTCACATTCTATCCGGTCGCCGAAAACGGTACCCGTGTTTCGATGCTGATGTCGGACGAAGTTCAGTTCGTGCCGATCCTGCCTGCCGAACTGATGAAGCGTGTCAGTGAATCCGACAAATACGAAGTGCTTGAAAAGCCGGGCATTTCGGTTTGGGTCATGGCAATGAACATGATGCGCAAAGAATTCAAGGACATTCGCGTTCGTGAAGCCTTTAACCTGGCGATTGACAAAAATGCCTTCACCCAGGTGGTTTATGGCGGCCATGCCATTGTGCCGGATTCACCACTTGCCCCGGCAACCCAGTTCCATGCCACCCAGACCCCGGCCTTGACCACCGATGTTGCCAAGGCCAAGGAATTGATGAAAGAAGCCGGCTATGCCGATGGTTTCTCGATCAATCTTTGGGCGCGTAACAACTCGACCGAAGTGCGCATGTTGCAGTTTATCAAACAGCAGCTTTCGCAGATCAATGTTAAGGTTGATATCGTTCCGCTGGAAGGCGCAACCCGCGCTGAAAAACTGTTTGGTTCCAGCGTAACCCCGGAAACCGCCGAGTTTGATACGGTTATTGGTGGCTGGTCGCCCTCGACCGGTGATGCCGACTGGCACCTGCGCCCGGTCTATTCGACCGAAGGCTGGATTCCGAACATGTATAACGAAGCGTTTTATTCCAACCCGGATGTGGACAAGGCCATCAATGATGCCCTTGAAACTGCTGACCCGGCAAAACGCGCAGCGGCATATGAAATCGCCCAGAAACAGATCTGGAAAGACAAGCCGGTTGTCTGGCTGGCCGTCGATAATGCCCTTGCAGGTCGTAAAAAAGGCCTGACCGGTGCATTCCCCATGCCGGATGGCACCATGCAATATGCCCACGCCGCGTTTGAAGAATAA
- a CDS encoding dipeptide ABC transporter ATP-binding protein: protein MAEQTRPTLLSVRNLTVAFGNDKAPVTAVKGLDIDVYKGETVAIVGESGSGKSVTALSLMRLIEFGNGKITDGSINLQLRSGKVVDIRTLDDENARTLRGDEISMIFQEPMTSLNPVFTIGEQLIEAIATHQKKSRKEAAKVAIEVLEKVRIPDATNVMKRYPHHLSGGMRQRVMIAMALSCRPQLLIADEPTTALDVTIQAQILRLIHDLQVENSMSVLFITHDMGVVSEIADRVVVMYHGEKVEEGKVEDVFANPQHPYTKALLQAVPRLGSMKGSDLPKRFLIPGKETVEDSKPGTVIDYSKPPLLSVRELTTHFDIKEGLLSKTTKRVHAVEGIDLDIWPGETLGLVGESGCGKSTTGRSILQLVQSRSARLMFDGQDMSSMSNPDLQKLRRQIQFVFQDPYASLNPRLTVGYSICEPMLIHKLETPKSAMDRAVWLLEQVGLSADHAKRYPHAFSGGQRQRIAIARALGTNPKMIIADEAVSALDVSVQAQVVNLMMDLQQKFGLAWLFISHDMAVVERVSHRIAVMYLGQIVETGPRRNVFEHPGHAYTRRLMDAAPIPDPAFRIENRPLITGEVPSPIRSIHNPPARLALQEISQGHFVAAE, encoded by the coding sequence ATGGCTGAACAAACGCGCCCGACACTGTTATCCGTACGCAACCTGACTGTTGCCTTTGGCAATGATAAAGCCCCTGTGACTGCCGTTAAGGGCCTGGACATTGACGTTTACAAAGGCGAAACCGTCGCCATTGTTGGTGAGTCCGGTTCTGGTAAGTCCGTTACCGCCCTTTCCCTGATGCGCCTGATCGAATTTGGCAACGGTAAAATCACCGACGGGTCGATCAATTTACAGCTGCGCAGCGGTAAAGTCGTTGATATTCGGACCCTGGATGACGAAAACGCCCGCACCCTGCGTGGCGACGAAATTTCGATGATCTTCCAGGAGCCGATGACCTCGCTTAATCCGGTATTCACCATTGGTGAACAGTTGATCGAGGCGATTGCCACCCACCAGAAAAAATCGCGCAAGGAAGCCGCCAAGGTTGCCATCGAGGTTCTGGAAAAAGTCCGTATTCCCGATGCCACCAATGTCATGAAACGCTATCCGCACCATCTTTCGGGCGGGATGCGTCAACGTGTCATGATTGCAATGGCCCTTTCCTGCCGCCCGCAATTGCTGATCGCGGATGAACCGACAACGGCACTGGATGTGACCATTCAGGCGCAGATCCTGCGGCTTATTCATGATTTGCAGGTCGAAAACAGCATGTCGGTGCTGTTTATCACCCACGATATGGGGGTGGTTTCCGAAATCGCCGATCGCGTGGTGGTGATGTATCACGGCGAAAAGGTCGAGGAAGGCAAGGTCGAGGATGTTTTTGCCAACCCGCAGCATCCCTATACCAAGGCCCTGTTGCAGGCCGTGCCGCGCCTGGGGTCGATGAAGGGCAGCGATCTTCCCAAACGGTTTCTCATTCCGGGCAAGGAAACGGTGGAAGATTCCAAACCGGGAACCGTGATTGATTATTCCAAACCGCCACTTTTGTCGGTGCGTGAATTGACCACGCATTTCGACATCAAGGAAGGGTTGCTGAGCAAAACCACCAAGCGCGTCCATGCTGTTGAAGGCATCGATCTTGATATTTGGCCTGGCGAAACGCTGGGTCTTGTGGGGGAGTCCGGGTGCGGTAAATCCACCACGGGTCGTTCTATCCTGCAGCTGGTGCAATCGCGGTCTGCGCGCCTGATGTTTGACGGCCAGGACATGTCATCCATGTCCAACCCTGATTTGCAAAAGCTGCGCCGCCAGATCCAGTTTGTCTTCCAGGATCCGTATGCGTCGCTTAATCCACGCCTGACGGTTGGGTATTCAATTTGTGAACCAATGCTGATTCACAAGCTGGAAACGCCAAAATCGGCAATGGATCGCGCTGTCTGGTTGCTTGAGCAGGTCGGGCTTTCGGCTGACCATGCCAAACGCTATCCGCACGCCTTTTCTGGCGGGCAGCGCCAGCGTATTGCAATTGCACGTGCCCTGGGCACCAACCCCAAAATGATCATCGCCGACGAAGCCGTATCAGCACTTGACGTTTCGGTGCAGGCGCAGGTCGTGAACCTAATGATGGATTTGCAGCAGAAATTTGGCCTGGCCTGGCTGTTCATTTCCCATGACATGGCCGTGGTTGAACGGGTCAGCCATCGCATTGCGGTAATGTATCTGGGGCAAATTGTTGAAACGGGTCCACGGCGAAATGTGTTTGAACATCCCGGGCATGCCTATACCCGCCGCCTGATGGATGCCGCCCCCATCCCCGACCCGGCCTTCCGGATTGAAAACCGCCCGTTGATTACAGGCGAAGTTCCCAGTCCGATCAGGTCTATTCACAATCCTCCTGCCAGGCTTGCCTTGCAGGAAATCTCGCAGGGACATTTCGTCGCAGCGGAATGA
- a CDS encoding isoaspartyl peptidase/L-asparaginase family protein — MTHRFSLVVHGGAGTILRSKMTAEKEAAYHEGLKTALQAGYAVLEKGGSAVDAVVEAVCALEDNPLFNAGRGAVFTSEGKHEMDAAVMEGTQRNVGAVAGICGPRNPVRLAREVLEHSEHVFFGADAALKLAQKAGLPFEDAAYFHTDARWNALQETLKLRSQGLESDDPARRHGTVGAVACDVNGQVAAATSTGGMTAKAPGRIGDTPVIGAGTFADNATCAVSATGHGEVFIRYCAAHEISARMRHAGQSLADAANHVVMEDLGKNDGSGGLIAVDGAGNVVMPMNSEGMYRGVVTQEGRFETYIYSDETPA; from the coding sequence ATGACACATCGCTTCTCACTGGTCGTTCACGGTGGCGCAGGGACCATTTTGCGCAGCAAAATGACTGCCGAAAAAGAAGCAGCGTATCATGAAGGGTTGAAAACGGCGCTACAGGCCGGATATGCGGTTTTGGAAAAGGGCGGGTCGGCGGTTGATGCCGTGGTGGAGGCTGTTTGCGCCCTGGAAGACAACCCGTTATTTAATGCCGGGCGGGGGGCGGTTTTTACCAGCGAAGGCAAACACGAAATGGATGCTGCCGTGATGGAAGGCACACAGCGCAATGTCGGTGCCGTGGCAGGCATTTGTGGTCCGCGAAACCCTGTTCGGCTGGCGCGCGAGGTGTTGGAGCATTCCGAGCATGTGTTTTTTGGTGCCGATGCGGCCCTAAAATTGGCTCAAAAGGCGGGTTTGCCCTTTGAAGATGCGGCGTATTTCCACACCGATGCCCGCTGGAATGCCTTGCAGGAAACGTTGAAGTTACGTTCACAGGGCTTGGAAAGCGACGACCCCGCCCGGCGTCATGGCACAGTGGGCGCTGTTGCGTGTGATGTAAACGGGCAGGTGGCGGCTGCAACCTCGACCGGTGGCATGACGGCCAAGGCACCGGGCCGGATCGGCGATACCCCGGTGATTGGCGCGGGAACATTTGCCGATAATGCCACCTGTGCGGTGTCTGCAACCGGGCATGGTGAGGTTTTTATTCGTTATTGTGCCGCCCATGAAATTTCGGCCCGGATGCGCCATGCGGGGCAAAGCCTTGCGGATGCGGCCAACCATGTCGTGATGGAAGATCTGGGCAAAAATGACGGTTCTGGTGGTTTGATCGCTGTGGATGGGGCGGGCAATGTTGTTATGCCGATGAACAGTGAAGGCATGTATCGTGGTGTTGTCACCCAGGAAGGGCGGTTCGAGACTTATATTTACAGCGATGAAACGCCCGCCTAG
- a CDS encoding LysR family transcriptional regulator, whose amino-acid sequence MEIKWLEDFVSLARTRNFSRSSEERNVTQPAFSRRIRALENWIGTDLIDRRTYPITLTEEGRLFRDTAETVLHDIYHDRAQFHQIQHTGRPDIRIAAASTLSISFIPGWLRRVQQVIGPFTSHIMTENFHDMVRHLADGDIDFVLQYCSPKAPVLFDTTQFRAMTLASENMILVAPTDAHGNAIIHPDQDGEIAYVGYSKNGYFSEIEAMIFSQNPTVRKKIKRISESPTSEFVKRMAIEFGALTLVPESCARTELARGELVEIDAASWRHALDIQIYRKADTKRSVTRKLWDALADIT is encoded by the coding sequence ATGGAAATAAAGTGGCTTGAGGATTTTGTTTCGCTGGCCCGGACACGCAATTTTTCGCGTTCGTCCGAAGAACGCAACGTAACACAACCGGCATTTAGCCGCCGTATTCGTGCCCTGGAAAACTGGATCGGCACCGATTTGATTGATCGGCGCACATATCCCATCACCCTGACGGAAGAAGGCCGCCTGTTTCGTGATACGGCTGAAACCGTTTTGCATGATATTTACCATGACCGCGCACAGTTTCATCAAATCCAACATACCGGCCGCCCAGATATCCGGATTGCGGCCGCCAGCACGCTCAGCATCAGTTTCATTCCCGGCTGGTTAAGACGGGTTCAGCAGGTGATTGGCCCGTTTACCAGCCATATCATGACAGAAAATTTCCATGACATGGTGCGTCACCTGGCCGATGGGGATATTGATTTTGTTTTGCAATATTGCAGCCCAAAGGCACCGGTTCTGTTTGACACGACCCAGTTTCGCGCCATGACGCTTGCCAGCGAAAACATGATCCTGGTCGCCCCGACAGATGCACACGGGAATGCGATTATTCATCCTGATCAGGATGGGGAAATTGCCTATGTCGGCTATTCAAAAAATGGCTATTTTTCCGAAATCGAAGCGATGATTTTCAGTCAGAACCCAACCGTTCGGAAAAAAATCAAACGCATTAGCGAAAGCCCAACCTCGGAATTCGTCAAACGCATGGCGATTGAATTTGGCGCATTGACACTGGTGCCGGAAAGCTGCGCACGGACAGAACTTGCCCGGGGCGAGCTGGTTGAAATTGATGCCGCCAGCTGGCGGCACGCGCTTGACATTCAAATCTATCGCAAGGCAGACACAAAACGTTCTGTTACCCGTAAATTGTGGGACGCCCTTGCCGATATAACCTGA
- a CDS encoding RNA polymerase sigma factor, with translation MKFWARTLAYLFEQHRSRLLSMAVRRMQDREVAAELVQDVYLRMMQHGSVGTKEENIKVLYTAVRNAIIDHHRSIRNHSRSMESLLPSQLWEQQKTHSPEDHVEARQALGALDKALLELSPRAREMFLAHRVDGISNAKLAKKYDISVSAVEKQLARTMRHCQERLAAHIDPD, from the coding sequence ATGAAATTCTGGGCCAGAACGCTCGCATATCTATTCGAGCAGCACCGAAGCAGGCTGCTTTCGATGGCTGTTCGCCGGATGCAGGATCGTGAAGTGGCGGCTGAATTGGTTCAGGACGTTTATTTGCGTATGATGCAGCATGGCAGTGTTGGCACAAAGGAAGAGAACATCAAAGTTCTGTATACCGCCGTGCGCAACGCCATTATCGACCATCACAGGTCCATCCGAAATCATAGCCGATCCATGGAAAGCCTTTTACCAAGCCAGCTGTGGGAACAGCAGAAAACACACTCCCCAGAGGATCATGTTGAGGCCCGGCAGGCACTCGGCGCGTTAGACAAAGCCCTGCTTGAGCTTTCACCCCGGGCGCGGGAGATGTTTTTGGCCCATCGGGTCGATGGCATTTCCAATGCCAAACTTGCCAAAAAATACGACATTTCGGTTAGTGCCGTCGAAAAACAATTGGCCCGTACCATGCGACATTGTCAGGAACGCCTTGCCGCCCATATCGACCCTGATTAA
- a CDS encoding FecR domain-containing protein has product MSHHNELTDQQKDDAAIWYARQAGGSMSSRQQAEFQAWLNADEGNRAAFEEMRQLWTQLEQPASRLAKQERSAWRRIFGPFVRPVARPFSIGMAAAVILVAVCALWSGNPWILQNLRADIVAGPDVTSRFQLPDGSSVILAANSAVTTDFDGDRRRVELLRGQAFFNVVSRHGDPFTVTSGEASVRVVGTRFSVDQQSAGTVVTVEEGRVQVAGWQKNNNVEIGPGQQVSVLDGALETPRQVNPVLALSWLKGRLSVENVRVADLVAQFARYQNDRIMVLGDLADRRISGTFTMANIPGSLQTMADALDAKLVRVSPWMTVIY; this is encoded by the coding sequence ATGTCGCATCATAACGAATTGACGGATCAGCAAAAAGACGATGCTGCCATCTGGTATGCCCGCCAGGCGGGCGGGTCAATGTCGTCCCGTCAGCAGGCAGAATTTCAAGCCTGGCTGAATGCGGATGAAGGTAATCGGGCGGCCTTTGAGGAAATGCGCCAATTGTGGACGCAACTTGAACAACCGGCCTCTCGTCTGGCAAAACAGGAGCGCTCGGCCTGGCGTCGCATTTTCGGTCCGTTTGTACGTCCCGTTGCACGGCCTTTCTCCATCGGGATGGCGGCTGCCGTCATTTTGGTTGCTGTATGTGCGTTATGGTCAGGCAATCCGTGGATTTTGCAAAACCTGCGGGCTGATATTGTTGCCGGGCCGGATGTGACAAGCCGTTTTCAACTGCCAGATGGATCATCAGTCATACTGGCTGCCAATAGTGCCGTTACGACGGACTTTGACGGTGATCGTCGCAGGGTTGAGCTTTTGCGTGGACAGGCATTTTTTAATGTTGTTTCACGTCATGGCGACCCTTTCACCGTGACATCCGGCGAGGCATCGGTGCGGGTTGTCGGAACACGGTTTAGTGTGGACCAACAGAGTGCGGGCACGGTTGTTACCGTTGAAGAAGGACGGGTGCAGGTCGCGGGTTGGCAGAAAAACAACAATGTTGAAATTGGTCCCGGGCAGCAGGTTTCTGTTTTGGATGGCGCGCTAGAAACACCCCGGCAGGTGAACCCGGTACTGGCCTTGTCCTGGTTAAAGGGACGGCTGAGTGTTGAAAATGTCCGGGTTGCGGACTTGGTAGCACAATTCGCCCGCTATCAGAATGACCGGATTATGGTGCTGGGTGATCTGGCAGATAGAAGAATTTCCGGCACTTTTACAATGGCGAATATCCCGGGATCTTTACAAACAATGGCCGATGCTCTTGATGCAAAGCTTGTCCGGGTTTCTCCGTGGATGACAGTTATTTATTGA
- a CDS encoding TonB-dependent receptor: protein MRSDNTKNKIHALAAKLLLSTTMLVPVSAYAQTNNATSGVERVQYSFDIKAQSLAQGIAEIGAVSGWRIAYTMELPAIDTARVIRGTMSPMQALDILLKGTGFSYRSTGDNALVIVKPSSAAANGDVTTLDPIRIEAAEEQNGLPPVYAGGQVASGGQLGMLGDTDIMDAPVSITSYTSEKIEDQQAKTIADVLKNDPSVRAPNSGGGMLDTYQIRGFSINTGNSGEVAMDGAYGVAPNYRVQAGFAERIEVLKGPAALLNGMSPNGGVGGVINIVPKRAGDKDLNRVSVDYGLGEQAGGNVDFSRRFGKDKQFGVRFNGGYHNGDTYLDKQSREATLGALALDYKGEDLRLSLDLIDQREDIDAPFREYRLTSGVTMPDAPDGSKNAVQDWQWSDATDQSAMLKGEYDLADNLTLFGGVGGGRTEVDRLFGYPIITNNAGDIDDDSLSYMRFQTNRFTANAGLRGDFSTAAINHEATVSASYYADTFYRGAVYSATDPASNIYNPSSVPPIFVAAPTAKPKLSETDLRGIAVADTLSVWQDQVKLTLGARHQSIETNNFNGTTGVKTAHYKDSVITPMVGLVVKPTDYMSVYANYLEGLSKGDIAPSSAANAGEAMAPYVAKQIETGIKLDFGTFGGSAALFQITKPSGQTVNNVYNSDAEQRNRGLELNVFGEVTPDVRLLAGVMFLDAELTKTNSAATKGNRPVGTPKMQANLTAEWDTPFAPGLTLNGTITHTAEQYINTANSQDIPDWTTLDLGLRYKTTISDTPVTVRATIQNVTNESYWSGVNDYSMISLGAPRTALVSLTADF from the coding sequence TTGAGATCCGATAACACCAAAAACAAGATTCATGCCTTAGCGGCAAAACTTTTGCTGTCCACGACGATGCTTGTGCCTGTGTCTGCCTATGCGCAAACAAACAATGCAACATCGGGTGTTGAACGGGTTCAATATTCTTTTGATATCAAGGCGCAGTCTCTCGCCCAGGGGATTGCCGAAATTGGTGCCGTATCGGGGTGGCGCATTGCCTATACGATGGAATTGCCCGCAATTGACACCGCACGGGTCATTCGCGGGACGATGTCCCCAATGCAGGCGCTTGATATTTTGCTCAAGGGAACCGGGTTTTCCTATCGCTCTACGGGGGATAATGCGCTTGTTATCGTCAAGCCTTCCAGCGCCGCAGCAAATGGCGATGTGACAACCCTCGATCCGATCCGCATTGAAGCGGCAGAAGAACAAAATGGATTACCGCCTGTCTATGCCGGCGGCCAGGTCGCCAGCGGCGGGCAACTTGGGATGCTTGGCGATACCGATATCATGGACGCACCGGTCAGCATCACCAGCTATACCAGCGAAAAAATCGAGGATCAGCAGGCCAAAACCATTGCTGATGTTTTGAAAAACGATCCCTCCGTCCGCGCGCCCAATAGCGGCGGCGGTATGCTTGATACGTATCAAATACGCGGTTTTAGCATCAATACCGGCAATTCCGGCGAAGTGGCAATGGATGGTGCCTATGGTGTTGCACCGAATTATCGTGTGCAAGCAGGCTTTGCCGAACGCATTGAAGTTTTGAAAGGTCCGGCCGCCTTACTCAACGGCATGTCGCCCAATGGTGGTGTTGGCGGTGTGATTAATATCGTGCCCAAGCGCGCCGGTGACAAAGACCTTAATCGCGTCAGCGTTGATTACGGGCTGGGCGAGCAAGCAGGTGGCAATGTTGACTTCAGCCGCCGTTTTGGCAAGGACAAACAGTTCGGTGTCCGGTTTAATGGCGGCTACCATAATGGCGATACCTATCTGGACAAACAGTCGCGCGAGGCAACATTGGGCGCGCTGGCCCTGGATTATAAAGGCGAAGATCTGCGTCTGTCGCTGGACCTGATTGATCAGCGCGAAGACATAGATGCGCCGTTTCGTGAATATCGCCTTACATCGGGCGTTACCATGCCGGATGCACCGGATGGCAGCAAAAATGCGGTCCAAGACTGGCAATGGTCGGATGCGACAGACCAGTCAGCAATGCTGAAGGGTGAATATGATCTTGCTGATAATCTGACCCTGTTTGGCGGCGTTGGGGGTGGTCGCACCGAAGTGGATCGTTTGTTCGGTTATCCGATCATCACAAACAACGCGGGCGATATTGACGACGATTCACTGTCTTATATGCGTTTTCAGACCAATCGGTTTACGGCAAATGCAGGGTTAAGGGGTGATTTCAGTACGGCGGCGATTAATCATGAGGCAACCGTCTCAGCCAGTTATTACGCCGATACCTTCTATCGGGGTGCGGTTTATTCGGCCACTGATCCGGCATCAAATATCTATAATCCATCGTCGGTTCCGCCAATTTTTGTTGCCGCACCAACCGCCAAACCAAAACTTTCCGAAACGGACCTGAGAGGTATCGCCGTCGCTGATACCCTGTCGGTCTGGCAAGACCAGGTAAAGTTAACGCTTGGCGCGCGGCATCAGTCGATTGAAACAAACAATTTTAATGGGACAACCGGGGTTAAAACCGCGCATTACAAAGACAGCGTCATTACGCCGATGGTCGGCCTTGTCGTTAAGCCGACAGATTATATGTCGGTTTATGCCAATTATCTGGAAGGCTTGAGCAAGGGTGATATCGCGCCAAGTTCGGCTGCAAATGCCGGCGAAGCAATGGCCCCCTATGTTGCCAAGCAGATTGAAACCGGTATCAAGCTTGACTTTGGAACATTTGGCGGTAGTGCGGCCCTGTTTCAGATCACCAAGCCATCGGGACAGACGGTTAACAATGTTTACAATTCCGATGCCGAACAGCGCAATCGCGGGCTGGAGTTGAATGTTTTTGGCGAAGTCACGCCGGATGTGCGCCTGTTGGCAGGCGTGATGTTCCTGGACGCGGAACTGACCAAAACCAACAGCGCGGCCACCAAGGGCAACCGTCCGGTTGGCACACCCAAAATGCAGGCAAACCTGACAGCAGAATGGGATACCCCCTTTGCGCCGGGGTTGACATTAAATGGGACGATTACCCATACCGCCGAGCAATATATCAATACCGCAAACAGCCAGGACATTCCGGACTGGACGACGCTTGATCTGGGCCTGCGCTATAAAACCACCATCTCCGACACACCGGTAACGGTGCGTGCGACCATCCAGAACGTCACCAATGAATCCTATTGGTCGGGCGTGAATGACTACAGCATGATTTCACTAGGCGCACCCCGCACGGCCCTGGTGTCATTAACGGCAGACTTCTAA
- a CDS encoding Y4yA family PLP-dependent enzyme: MTHISRPGLLSANDLSLPPILHPRISSLLEYHQDNLFNWVQQYGSPLNIVVPSILNDNLAKLHAAITQYSVGAKIFYAAKVNKSQSLVGEAVKAGLGVDVSSRYELRDALDAGCAGREICASGPAKTPEFHKELIDQQALISVDSCEELEDLAQLLSSLDHAPKARIILRYRPNSAVKSRFGISAYNMRSCLEMIARHAAGFAFEGFHFHLGGYAPETRIAAFWELTQWVEAARDLGLAVSLIDIGGGLPVRYVDAETYDAFLARQDAEHYRNAMLPGSFYPYGHKMDAAGWLETFLSAKGETDQTIAGYLQNQAITLGIEPGRSLADQTAISVFRISRVKELEGGHHVIFVEGSSFSACETWFASEFLIDPILIPSQQNGHHQTSPDQTSIRAYLAGHSCLEEDVVSNRLITFFTVPKRGDLLVYGNTAGYQMDLLENEFHRVPMPRRISLDADLTTVHADIAVNAVNAKGAQQ, from the coding sequence ATGACACATATCTCCAGGCCAGGTTTGCTGTCAGCAAACGATTTGTCTTTACCGCCGATCCTGCATCCTCGGATTTCGAGCTTGCTGGAATATCATCAGGACAACCTGTTTAACTGGGTTCAGCAATACGGATCACCGTTAAACATCGTTGTCCCGTCCATATTGAATGACAATCTTGCCAAATTGCATGCCGCAATCACGCAATATTCTGTTGGCGCAAAAATTTTTTACGCCGCAAAAGTGAATAAGTCGCAATCGCTTGTTGGCGAGGCCGTAAAAGCTGGTTTGGGCGTAGATGTCTCAAGTCGCTATGAATTGCGCGATGCGCTTGATGCGGGGTGCGCAGGGCGGGAGATATGTGCTTCGGGGCCTGCAAAAACACCAGAATTTCATAAAGAACTGATCGATCAGCAGGCCCTGATCTCTGTTGATTCCTGCGAGGAGCTTGAAGATCTCGCACAGCTTCTGTCCAGTCTTGATCACGCCCCGAAAGCGCGGATCATTTTGCGATATCGGCCAAACAGTGCGGTAAAAAGCCGGTTTGGCATCTCGGCGTACAACATGCGATCGTGTCTGGAGATGATCGCCCGGCATGCGGCCGGTTTTGCCTTTGAAGGTTTTCACTTTCATCTGGGCGGATATGCGCCGGAAACCCGCATTGCCGCCTTTTGGGAACTGACCCAATGGGTTGAAGCTGCCCGCGATTTAGGCCTTGCGGTCTCCTTGATCGATATCGGCGGCGGCTTGCCGGTGCGTTATGTGGATGCCGAGACTTATGACGCCTTTCTGGCCCGCCAGGATGCCGAGCATTATCGCAATGCCATGCTCCCGGGCAGTTTTTATCCCTATGGCCATAAAATGGATGCCGCGGGTTGGCTGGAAACATTTCTGTCGGCAAAAGGCGAGACGGATCAAACCATTGCAGGCTATTTGCAAAACCAGGCCATCACGCTCGGGATCGAACCGGGGCGCAGCCTAGCCGATCAAACCGCGATTTCCGTTTTTCGCATCAGCCGGGTCAAGGAACTTGAGGGCGGCCACCATGTCATCTTTGTGGAAGGCAGCAGTTTTAGCGCCTGCGAAACCTGGTTTGCCTCCGAATTTTTGATCGATCCCATTTTGATCCCGTCACAACAGAACGGACATCATCAGACAAGCCCTGATCAAACGTCGATACGGGCTTATCTTGCCGGTCATAGCTGCCTGGAAGAAGACGTCGTTTCCAATCGCCTGATCACATTTTTTACGGTGCCAAAGCGTGGCGATCTTCTCGTTTATGGCAACACCGCCGGATACCAGATGGACCTTCTGGAGAACGAATTCCACCGGGTTCCGATGCCGCGTCGCATCTCGCTTGATGCCGATCTGACAACCGTTCACGCCGATATCGCAGTTAACGCCGTTAATGCCAAGGGAGCACAACAATGA